Proteins co-encoded in one Taeniopygia guttata chromosome 4, bTaeGut7.mat, whole genome shotgun sequence genomic window:
- the LOC752003 gene encoding 5-hydroxytryptamine receptor 7 isoform X1, whose translation MLLRAGPRRFLEQHLLLVESSEQQRPAREPLPNPFMTEEPPAPAEPELPPSNLTNATDCGEEILLYGDTEKVVIGAVLSIIILTTIAGNGLVIISVCIVKKLRQPSNYLVVSLAAADLSVAFAVMPFVTITDLVGGEWLFGKVFCNVFIAMDVMCCTASIMTLCIISVDRYLGITRPLTYPVRQNGKLMAKMVFIVWLLSASITLPPLFGWAQNVTVERVCLISQDFGYTVYSTGVAFYIPMAVMLVMYSRIYKAAKVSAEKHRFMNFPKHYEEEGVYCLEASSRAHHSSRRTKAVEECATLSKLLRQDRKNISIFKREQKAARTLGIIVGAFTFCWLPFFLMSTARPFICGIRCSCMPLRLERTLLWLGYTNSLINPLIYAFFNRDLRTTFWNLLRCRYRNINRRLSAASMHEALKATERHECIL comes from the exons aTGCTGCTGAGGGCCGGCCCCAGGAGGTTTCTGGAGCAGCACCTTCTCTTGGtggagagctcagagcagcagcgGCCGGCTCGGGAACCGCTCCCGAATCCATTCATGACTGAGGAACCCCCCGCCCCAGCCGAGCCCGAGCTGCCGCCCTCCAACCTGACCAACGCCACCGACTGCGGCGAGGAGATCCTGCTCTATGGGGACACCGAGAAGGTCGTCATCGGGGCCGTGCTCTCCATCATCATCCTCACGACCATCGCCGGCAACGGGCTGGTCATCATCTCCGTGTGCATCGTCAAGAAGCTCCGGCAGCCCTCCAACTACCTGGTGGTGTCCCTGGCCGCCGCGGACCTGTCGGTGGCCTTCGCCGTCATGCCCTTCGTCACCATCACGGACCTGGTGGGGGGCGAGTGGCTCTTTGGGAAGGTGTTTTGCAACGTGTTCATCGCCATGGACGTGATGTGCTGCACCGCCTCCATCATGACCTTGTGCATCATCAGCGTGGACAG GTACCTGGGCATCACGCGGCCGCTGACCTACCCCGTGAGGCAGAACGGGAAGCTGATGGCCAAGATGGTCTTCATCGTGTGGCTCCTGTCGGCCTCCATCACCCTCCCTCCGCTCTTCGGCTGGGCGCAGAACGTGACGGTGGAGCGGGTGTGCCTCATCAGCCAGGACTTCGGCTACACCGTCTACTCCACGGGCGTGGCCTTCTACATCCCCATGGCCGTCATGCTGGTGATGTACAGCCGCATCTACAAGGCGGCCAAGGTCAGTGCCGAGAAGCACCGCTTCATGAACTTCCCCAAGCACTACGAGGAGGAGGGCGTCTACTGCCTCGAGGCCTCCAGCCGCGCCCACCACAGCTCCCGCCGCACCAAAGCCGTGGAGGAATGCGCCACGCTCTCCAAGCTGCTCCGGCAAGACCGCAAGAACATTTCCATCTTCAAGCGGGAGCAGAAAGCCGCCAGGACCCTCGGCATCATCGTGGGGGCCTTCACATTTTGCTGGCTGCccttcttcctgatgtccacGGCGCGGCCGTTCATCTGTGGCATCCGCTGCAGCTGCATGCCCCTGCGGCTGGAGAGGACTCTTCTCTGGCTGGGCTACACCAACTCCCTCATCAACCCCCTCATCTACGCCTTCTTCAACCGGGATTTGAGGACTACTTTCTGGAACCTGCTGCGCTGCAGGTACAGGAACATCAACAGGAGGCTCTCGGCCGCCAGCATGCACGAGGCCCTGAAAGCCACGGAGAGGCACGAGTGCATCCTGTAG
- the LOC752003 gene encoding 5-hydroxytryptamine receptor 7 isoform X2, protein MRGYSIFFALFVTRCSGLPLEVSLLGERARSMLLRAGPRRFLEQHLLLVESSEQQRPAREPLPNPFMTEEPPAPAEPELPPSNLTNATDCGEEILLYGDTEKVVIGAVLSIIILTTIAGNGLVIISVCIVKKLRQPSNYLVVSLAAADLSVAFAVMPFVTITDLVGGEWLFGKVFCNVFIAMDVMCCTASIMTLCIISVDRYLGITRPLTYPVRQNGKLMAKMVFIVWLLSASITLPPLFGWAQNVTVERVCLISQDFGYTVYSTGVAFYIPMAVMLVMYSRIYKAAKVSAEKHRFMNFPKHYEEEGVYCLEASSRAHHSSRRTKAVEECATLSKLLRQDRKNISIFKREQKAARTLGIIVGAFTFCWLPFFLMSTARPFICGIRCSCMPLRLERTLLWLGYTNSLINPLIYAFFNRDLRTTFWNLLRCRYRNINRRLSAASMHEALKATERHECIL, encoded by the exons ATGAGGGGATATTCGATTTTCTTCGCCCTGTTTGTGACAAGATGTTCTGGTTTGCCACTGGAGGTGTCACTGCTGggggagcgagctcggagcaTGCTGCTGAGGGCCGGCCCCAGGAGGTTTCTGGAGCAGCACCTTCTCTTGGtggagagctcagagcagcagcgGCCGGCTCGGGAACCGCTCCCGAATCCATTCATGACTGAGGAACCCCCCGCCCCAGCCGAGCCCGAGCTGCCGCCCTCCAACCTGACCAACGCCACCGACTGCGGCGAGGAGATCCTGCTCTATGGGGACACCGAGAAGGTCGTCATCGGGGCCGTGCTCTCCATCATCATCCTCACGACCATCGCCGGCAACGGGCTGGTCATCATCTCCGTGTGCATCGTCAAGAAGCTCCGGCAGCCCTCCAACTACCTGGTGGTGTCCCTGGCCGCCGCGGACCTGTCGGTGGCCTTCGCCGTCATGCCCTTCGTCACCATCACGGACCTGGTGGGGGGCGAGTGGCTCTTTGGGAAGGTGTTTTGCAACGTGTTCATCGCCATGGACGTGATGTGCTGCACCGCCTCCATCATGACCTTGTGCATCATCAGCGTGGACAG GTACCTGGGCATCACGCGGCCGCTGACCTACCCCGTGAGGCAGAACGGGAAGCTGATGGCCAAGATGGTCTTCATCGTGTGGCTCCTGTCGGCCTCCATCACCCTCCCTCCGCTCTTCGGCTGGGCGCAGAACGTGACGGTGGAGCGGGTGTGCCTCATCAGCCAGGACTTCGGCTACACCGTCTACTCCACGGGCGTGGCCTTCTACATCCCCATGGCCGTCATGCTGGTGATGTACAGCCGCATCTACAAGGCGGCCAAGGTCAGTGCCGAGAAGCACCGCTTCATGAACTTCCCCAAGCACTACGAGGAGGAGGGCGTCTACTGCCTCGAGGCCTCCAGCCGCGCCCACCACAGCTCCCGCCGCACCAAAGCCGTGGAGGAATGCGCCACGCTCTCCAAGCTGCTCCGGCAAGACCGCAAGAACATTTCCATCTTCAAGCGGGAGCAGAAAGCCGCCAGGACCCTCGGCATCATCGTGGGGGCCTTCACATTTTGCTGGCTGCccttcttcctgatgtccacGGCGCGGCCGTTCATCTGTGGCATCCGCTGCAGCTGCATGCCCCTGCGGCTGGAGAGGACTCTTCTCTGGCTGGGCTACACCAACTCCCTCATCAACCCCCTCATCTACGCCTTCTTCAACCGGGATTTGAGGACTACTTTCTGGAACCTGCTGCGCTGCAGGTACAGGAACATCAACAGGAGGCTCTCGGCCGCCAGCATGCACGAGGCCCTGAAAGCCACGGAGAGGCACGAGTGCATCCTGTAG